The Paludibacter jiangxiensis DNA segment CCCATGTACATATAAGAAAATGGTCGGGATAATCTTCTATCATATTGAATGGATCACCCATCCCCGAAAAAGGAGGAAACTGTTCAAATTGAAGCTTCTCAGGATGAAAGAGAGAGATTCCTTGATTATTAATCATCACCCAGATTCTGCCTTCCGAATCTTCATACAGTTTCATTATGGTGTTACCTGAAATATGGTATCGTCCTTTTACATTTGCTCCGAATCGAATACTGCTTCCATCGGGATAAATACGAATGAGACCATTATTTCCGGTACCCACCCACATAGTACCCTGTTTATCCTTGATAATGGAATTAACTTTATCTCTTCCCACATATTGATTATTGAGAGGCTGAATACGGTAATTTTTTTTGTCGATGATATTGACTCCGGCAAGCGTCCCAATCCATATCCGGTTATTGTCATCTTCGGCAATCGTTTGAATACTGTTATTGGTAAGCCGGTTAGGATTCGTAGAGCTCGATCTGAAAATCTTAATACTATAGCCGTCAAAACGGCACAATCCGTCCTTACTACCAAACCACATATAACCTTCTTTGTCGTTATACAGGCGATTGATAGAATTGGAGGGCAATTGGTCAATATAGGGAAAGTGTTGGAAACTAAGACTGGTGGTACGGCCATAAGAACTGGACGCAAAACACAAGCACAATATGGTTAGAATCTTGGTTAGGTGGTATTTCATCAGTACAAATTTGAACATTCAATATTAACAAAGAATATGCACTCGCAGGTCTAAAATATGTTCACAAATGTAAGTGAAATAAACCATAAATAGCATTCTTTAAGAGTTGAATGCCTATTTGACCTTTTTGAACGGATTGTTGACCTATGAAAATTTAGAGCTGTTTATATTTGCATCTCTGTTTTTGACAATTATTCACCCTTAAAAACATAATCAATGAATTTCACAACAAGTTAATGGCCTCTATTATCAATGAATCATTAAAGATGATCAGTTGTTTAATCAAATTACAAAACCTAATTTTAAAAACTAAAACCATGAATGTAAAAAGAAAATTCTTCTTCATTTTGGCTTTAATGACCTTCTGCTTACCGTCATTTCAAGCCATAGACAATGGTATTTCAGCTCAAACCTCTCAACAAAAAAATGGCACTGTTACGGGAATGGTTAAAGACTCAAAAGGAGAACCTGTAATCGGGGCAAGCGTCAGAGTAAAAGGAACCTCATCAGGAACCATTACGGATGTAAACGGTAACTTCACGCTTACTAACATCCACACGAACGCAACTTTAGTCGTGTCGTATATCGGTATGACCAGTCAGGATGTTGCGCTTGACAATAGAAAATCAATCAATGTAACATTACAAGAGTCGTCTGTCGGCATGAACGAAGTAGTGGTAGTAGGCTACGGTACGCAAAAAAGATCGGATATTACCGGATCTGTCACTTCGGTTTCCAAGGATAGACTTAGTAATTTGCCGGTAGCTAACCTTTTTCAATCAATTCAGGGGGTTGCCGCCGGTGTAAATGTCACTCAACTTTCATCCATTCCCGGTGATGCATCCAGCGTGCTGGTACGTGGTAAAAATTCCGTATCTTTAAGTAATTCTCCGCTGCTTGTTGTCGACGGCGTTGCAATGTCAATGGATGCTTCTGTGAACGACATCAATCCCAATGATATTGAATCTATCGAAATTCTGAAAGACGCATCGGGCGTGGCCATTTATGGTGTTCAGGGTTCAAATGGTGTTATTCTTGTTACTACTAAGCGCGGTAGCTCTGCAGCTCCTAAAGTAAGATATGGCGGTTATGTTGGATTCTCTGAAATTGCACATATTCTCCAACCGGGCTCTACAGCGCAATTACTTGAACGTTATGCCGAATATGCACGCATTCAGGGGTCACCGCTTAATCCCGACTATGGAGGAGTGCGTTACGCCAATGAGGTTGACAACTTCAAAGCAGGTAAAACTACTGACTGGATTGACGAAGCAACTCAAGAAGGAATCATCCAAAACCACAATATCAGCGTAAGTGGAGGAAGCCAAAATGCAAAATATTATATTGCCGGTGATTTCCTCGATCAAAAAGGGGTTGTGAAAGGCTACAACTACAAGCGTTACTCAATGCGTGTTAATATGGATGTAAACCCCACCAAATATTTTACTCTTGGAACAAGCTCGTCAATTGTGGCTCACAATCGGGACGGAGGACGCGCCAACCTTTTGAATGCCTCAGCAATGAGTCCGTACGCAAAAGAATATAACGACGATGGGACTTATACTCAATATCCGATGTACTCCGAAACATTGTGGTCAAACCCTATGTTGCCGACGACAATCAACCCAGAACGCCGTTCATTCGATATTTTTGCAAGTGGTTACGGTGAATTCAATTTCGGCGAAATTTATGCGCCGCTTAAAGGATTAAAATACCGTCTCAATGCCAACTATACTTATATTCCTTCTCACACAAACTATTACGAAGGCAAAACACTTTACAATCAACAAGGTTACGGTTATATCGACAATCAGGAATCACAATATTATCTGATTGAAAACATTCTTACATACACTAAAGATATTGCCAAACATCACTTCGATCTTACTGGGTTGTTTTCTGCTTCGAGCAAATACTGGCAAGAATCCAAAGCTTCGTCGCGTACTTTTCCAAACGACAACTTAGGCTGGGGAAATCTTGAGTCTGGCTCAACACAGTCAGTGGAAAGTCAAGCAGACATGCGTCGCCTGCAATCATGGATGGGACGTTTGAATTACAACTTCGACAGTCGCTATTTGTTTACGGCTACTATTCGCCGCGATGCTTCGTCTGTATTCGGCGAAAACTCGAAATGGGGAAATTTCCCGTCATTTGCAGTTGGATGGAATGTCACCCGGGAAAAATTTGCAAAACCCGTTACTGATGTATTGAACAATTTGAAATTACGTGCTTCATGGGGATATTCAGGGAATGCCTCACTCGGCGTTTACAGCTCTCTGTTCCAAATGGCCTCAAGCACACTCGCAATGAACGGAGGCTCTACAACTTCCATGAAAGTTGGTACACGAATGGGTAACTCTACACTCCATTGGGAACGCACAAAAGGACTTAATGTGGCTGCCGATTTTGGTTTGTGGAATAACCGCATAAACGGAACTATCGAATACTACAATCGTACTACTGACGGAATTTTACTTTCGCAGAACCTGACTCAAATTTCGGGCTACGCAAACGTGTATAACAACATCGGTACTATTAACAATAAAGGTATTGAAATCACATTGAACACAACCAATATCAACATCAAAAATTTCAGATGGAACAGCACTATTGTTTTTGCAAAGAACAAAAACAAATGGGTGGAAGTATATGGCAACGGTGTTGAAGACTTGAGCAATCGTTGGTTTATAGGGAAACCGCTGGGTGTTATTTACGATTACACTAAAGTGGGTATCTGGCAAGAAAGCGAAATTGGGAAAACAAAAGCTCAAGGCGGAAATATCGGATGGGATGACACGGCTCTGGCTGGCGACCTTAAGCTTGCAGATTTGAACAATGATGGAAAAATTGACGACAAAGACCGTTCTATTCTCGGACAAACCGATCCGAAATGGACTGGAGGCTTAACCAATACATTCAGCTATAAAAATTTCAATTTAAGCATTTTTATTCAAACATCGCAGGGAGCAATGGCAAACAACAATGTTATAGGCACTGCGTCAGATGAAATGGGACGCCGCAATGGACCTGCCGAAGTTGGATTCTGGACCCCGGCAAATAAAAGTAACGAATGGCGTTCGCTCGGCAATCACTCTAATAGCCACGGGTACGGATTCCCTTGCGACGCAAGTTATACCCGTATCAAAGACGTAACATTGAGCTACAATTTACCCTCCAATGTATTGACTAAACTAGGCCTCAGTGCCGCACAAGTTTACGTGAGCGGGCGTAACCTCTATACATTTACCAACTGGGTAGGTTGGGACCCCGAGGCACGCTACGATGGCAGAGGTTCCGGTAACTGGGATATCAACTATCCCGTCACTCGCGATTTGGTTGTAGGTCTTAATGTAACGTTTTAATTGTTAACCTATTAAACTTTTTCCAAAAATGAAAGACTTTAAAATTACAATAGCAGTTATCGCATTAAGTTTACTCACATTTTCCTGTAGCGATAACTATTTAACAGAAAAGCCATACAGTTTTGACAATACCGGGCATACAGATGCCACAACCGTCAATGCAGAGCTGGTGGGATTACACCGTACGTTTGCCGAATTGTGGGGTTGGAGTGGCCAACAAGGATTTCTTTCCTGCTGGCAAATTGGCACAGATGTTTGTTCGGCCGGAGCAACCCAAGGTGTGGAAAATCCATTTTATCAGTATGCCGATTTGAATTCTGAAAATGCAGGTGTCGCTTACCTGTGGCAAAAATGCTACGAATTTATCAACAATGCCAATCTGATTATTGCAGCAGTTGGTGACAACAATAAACCCGCCAATGCCGAAGCTCGTTTCTTCCGCGCTTATGCTTACAATATGTTAGTGACTTTATGGGGAGATGTTCCTCTGCTCAACCAGCCGGTTACCGTGCCCACATTTAATTTTACGCGTCAACCGGTGGCAGATGTAGATAAGCTTATTGACGAAGATTTGCAATACGGAATCGCTAATTTACCTGATGTAGGAGCTGCTGCAAAACCAAGTCGTATTAACAAAGATATGGCACGACAGTTGGCTGCTGAAGCTTATTTGCGTATGGGTATGAGAGACAACACTTACTATGCAAAATCAGAACAGTGTTCTACCGCAATTATCGATGGTGGAAAATATCAACTTATAACACAACGTTACGGAAAATTTCTTGGAGAAGGAGGCGACTACTACCGCGATATGTTCCGTTTCGGCAATCAGCGCCGTGCACAGGGCAATACCGAAGGTATATGGGTATTTGAAATGGAATACAACAATCAGGTAACCGGAGGAACTGTTGACAATCCACAATTCCGTCGTGTTTGGCAACCTGCATTGCATAAAATTGATATTGGCTATACTAACTGTGATTCACTCGGAGGTCGTGGAAACGGACGTCTTCGTCTGAGCAATTATATGAAATACACCGTTTGGAATGGGTTACAAGGTGATATCCGCAACAGCAATTTCAACATTCGTCGCAAAGTATTTTACAACAAACCCGGGTTTACCGGAGCTACAATTGGTGTAAACGCCAAAGGTTTCCGAGTTGCTCTGACAGCTTCCGATAAAGTCAAAGATGTTACTGTTCATCTAGGCGATGCTGTTATCCCCTACGCTTCAGACAGTCTGGAAGTGCTTTATCCGTACTGTACCAAATGGGGAGGATATGATCCTACAGACGATTTTGGTTATGCTTTGGTTAAAGATTGGCCTATTATGCGCTTGGGTGAAACCTATTTGCTCCGTGCCGAAGCTCGTTTTCGTCAAAACAACTCTACGGGTGCAGCAGACGACATAAACAAACTACGTGACAGAGCATTCAAAGCAGCCCGAGTATCTTCTGGGAATGCTACATTGGGAAAAGTAAGCGCATCGGATATTTCTATCGATTTCATTCTTGATGAACGCGCACGTGAGCTCATCGGAGAGGAAAATCGTCGCATGACATTGGTTCGTACAGCCAAACTCACAAGCCGCGTTGTAATGAACGGTGATGCATCACCCTCCAATAAAATCATTACCGGTTTCGATGCCAGCAAACACGTTTTGTTGCCAATTCCACTTTCTGAAATTCAACTGAACAAAGATGCTAAATTGACTCAAAATCCGGGTTATTGATTTGAA contains these protein-coding regions:
- a CDS encoding SusC/RagA family TonB-linked outer membrane protein, whose amino-acid sequence is MNVKRKFFFILALMTFCLPSFQAIDNGISAQTSQQKNGTVTGMVKDSKGEPVIGASVRVKGTSSGTITDVNGNFTLTNIHTNATLVVSYIGMTSQDVALDNRKSINVTLQESSVGMNEVVVVGYGTQKRSDITGSVTSVSKDRLSNLPVANLFQSIQGVAAGVNVTQLSSIPGDASSVLVRGKNSVSLSNSPLLVVDGVAMSMDASVNDINPNDIESIEILKDASGVAIYGVQGSNGVILVTTKRGSSAAPKVRYGGYVGFSEIAHILQPGSTAQLLERYAEYARIQGSPLNPDYGGVRYANEVDNFKAGKTTDWIDEATQEGIIQNHNISVSGGSQNAKYYIAGDFLDQKGVVKGYNYKRYSMRVNMDVNPTKYFTLGTSSSIVAHNRDGGRANLLNASAMSPYAKEYNDDGTYTQYPMYSETLWSNPMLPTTINPERRSFDIFASGYGEFNFGEIYAPLKGLKYRLNANYTYIPSHTNYYEGKTLYNQQGYGYIDNQESQYYLIENILTYTKDIAKHHFDLTGLFSASSKYWQESKASSRTFPNDNLGWGNLESGSTQSVESQADMRRLQSWMGRLNYNFDSRYLFTATIRRDASSVFGENSKWGNFPSFAVGWNVTREKFAKPVTDVLNNLKLRASWGYSGNASLGVYSSLFQMASSTLAMNGGSTTSMKVGTRMGNSTLHWERTKGLNVAADFGLWNNRINGTIEYYNRTTDGILLSQNLTQISGYANVYNNIGTINNKGIEITLNTTNINIKNFRWNSTIVFAKNKNKWVEVYGNGVEDLSNRWFIGKPLGVIYDYTKVGIWQESEIGKTKAQGGNIGWDDTALAGDLKLADLNNDGKIDDKDRSILGQTDPKWTGGLTNTFSYKNFNLSIFIQTSQGAMANNNVIGTASDEMGRRNGPAEVGFWTPANKSNEWRSLGNHSNSHGYGFPCDASYTRIKDVTLSYNLPSNVLTKLGLSAAQVYVSGRNLYTFTNWVGWDPEARYDGRGSGNWDINYPVTRDLVVGLNVTF
- a CDS encoding RagB/SusD family nutrient uptake outer membrane protein, translated to MKDFKITIAVIALSLLTFSCSDNYLTEKPYSFDNTGHTDATTVNAELVGLHRTFAELWGWSGQQGFLSCWQIGTDVCSAGATQGVENPFYQYADLNSENAGVAYLWQKCYEFINNANLIIAAVGDNNKPANAEARFFRAYAYNMLVTLWGDVPLLNQPVTVPTFNFTRQPVADVDKLIDEDLQYGIANLPDVGAAAKPSRINKDMARQLAAEAYLRMGMRDNTYYAKSEQCSTAIIDGGKYQLITQRYGKFLGEGGDYYRDMFRFGNQRRAQGNTEGIWVFEMEYNNQVTGGTVDNPQFRRVWQPALHKIDIGYTNCDSLGGRGNGRLRLSNYMKYTVWNGLQGDIRNSNFNIRRKVFYNKPGFTGATIGVNAKGFRVALTASDKVKDVTVHLGDAVIPYASDSLEVLYPYCTKWGGYDPTDDFGYALVKDWPIMRLGETYLLRAEARFRQNNSTGAADDINKLRDRAFKAARVSSGNATLGKVSASDISIDFILDERARELIGEENRRMTLVRTAKLTSRVVMNGDASPSNKIITGFDASKHVLLPIPLSEIQLNKDAKLTQNPGY